From a single Populus nigra chromosome 18, ddPopNigr1.1, whole genome shotgun sequence genomic region:
- the LOC133678188 gene encoding probable pectate lyase 18 has product MANPSLCLLFLLSLLTPALVSSSPVQDPELVVQEVHRAINASRRKLGYLSCGTGNPIDDCWRCDPNWEKNRQRLADCAIGFGKNAIGGRDGKIYVVTESGNDDPVNPKPGTLRHAVIQEEPLWIIFARDMTIQLKEELIMNSFKTIDGRGASVHIAGGPCITIQFVTNIIIHGLNIHDCKRGGNAMVRDSPHHFGWRTMSDGDGVSIFGGAHIWVDHNSLSNCDDGLVDAIHGSSAITISNNYLTHHDKVMLLGHSDSYTQDKNMQVTIAFNHFGEGLVQRMPRCRHGYFHVVNNDYTHWEMYAIGGSANPTINSQGNRFVAPDIRFSKEVTKHEDAPESEWKNWNWRSEGDLLLNGAFFVASGAGASSSYARASSLGARPSSLVGPITMGAGALNCKKGGRC; this is encoded by the exons ATGGCAAACCCTTCTCTCTgtctcctcttcctcctctctcTCCTGACCCCAGCCCTCGTCTCCTCTTCCCCGGTTCAGGACCCAGAACTTGTAGTACAAGAAGTACATAG GGCCATCAATGCCTCTAGGAGGAAGTTGGGATATCTCTCTTGTGGAACCGGCAACCCCATTGATGACTGCTGGAGATGCGATCCCAATTGGGAGAAGAACCGCCAGAGGCTAGCTGATTGCGCAATTGGGTTTGGTAAGAATGCCATTGGTGGAAGAGATGGTAAGATTTATGTGGTTACAGAATCTGGTAATGATGATCCCGTGAACCCTAAGCCAGGGACTCTCAGGCACGCTGTCATTCAAGAAGAGCCATTGTGGATCATTTTTGCTCGTGacatgacaattcaattgaagGAAGAACTGATCATGAACTCGTTCAAGACTATCGATGGTAGAGGTGCAAGTGTCCATATTGCCGGTGGCCCATGCATTACTATACAGTTTGTGACAAACATTATTATACATGGACTAAATATACACGATTGCAAGAGAGGAGGGAATGCTATGGTGAGGGACTCCCCACACCACTTTGGATGGAGGACTATGTCAGATGGTGATGGTGTGTCCATCTTTGGTGGTGCTCACATCTGGGTGGACCATAATTCATTGTCAAATTGTGACGATGGACTCGTTGATGCCATCCATGGGTCCTCAGCCATCACCATTTCGAACAATTACTTGACCCACCATGATAAAGTCATGCTTCTGGGGCATAGTGATTCCTACACTCAAGACAAGAACATGCAAGTCACCATAGCCTTCAATCACTTTGGAGAAGGTCTTGTCCAGAGAATGCCAAG ATGTAGACATGGATATTTCCATGTGGTCAACAATGACTACACCCATTGGGAAATGTACGCCATTGGAGGGAGTGCTAATCCAACCATCAACAGCCAAGGCAACAGATTTGTAGCACCTGACATCAGGTTCAGTAAAGAG GTAACAAAGCATGAAGATGCACCAGAGAGTGAATGGAAGAATTGGAATTGGAGGTCTGAAGGAGATCTACTATTGAATGGAGCATTTTTCGTAGCATCTGGCGCAGGCGCTTCATCAAGCTATGCTAGGGCATCAAGCTTGGGTGCAAGACCATCTTCACTTGTCGGTCCAATCACGATGGGGGCAGGTGCACTTAACTGCAAGAAGGGGGGTCGTTGCTAG